From a single Lewinella sp. LCG006 genomic region:
- a CDS encoding saccharopine dehydrogenase C-terminal domain-containing protein, which produces MNSILVIGAGRSSGALINYVLEKARVKGWFVTVADADPSLAEAKVNGHPNGRPAWLDVHKVNDRKELIGRADVVVSLLPAHLHVEVAQDCIKLNKHLITASYVSKEMYSLGDEVRDRELIFMGEMGLDPGIDHMSAMQKIDEIKAKGGKLISFRSYTGGLIAPESDNNPWHYKFTWNPRNVVLAGQGTAQYLRKKKYKFIPYNRLFRKTWDIEVPGMGPFEVYANRDSLLYREQYGLKNIPTILRGTIRYPGYCAAWNALIKIGLTDADFPILDSDKLTYHGLMEAFAPEGSGSVKDRIAGMIKEKPDSDVMQKLDWLGLFSKRKIGIPNATPALILENLLLKKWKLEPEDKDMIIMQHEFVYTLNGKKRKLISSMVMKGENQHDTAMARLVGLPMGIFVGLIIEGKIKSTGVQIPVMKEVYEPVLEELKQYGVTFTEQEEVLK; this is translated from the coding sequence ATGAATAGCATCCTCGTCATAGGTGCAGGCCGTTCTTCCGGCGCATTAATCAATTACGTACTTGAAAAAGCCAGGGTAAAGGGCTGGTTTGTTACAGTGGCTGATGCCGATCCTTCATTGGCGGAAGCTAAGGTCAACGGGCACCCCAATGGTCGTCCTGCCTGGCTAGATGTACACAAAGTCAATGACCGCAAAGAATTGATTGGCCGTGCCGATGTGGTGGTTTCTTTGCTGCCAGCTCACCTGCATGTAGAAGTAGCACAAGATTGTATTAAGCTCAACAAACATCTAATTACAGCGTCTTACGTTTCCAAGGAAATGTACAGTTTGGGCGATGAAGTGCGCGACCGAGAGTTGATTTTCATGGGCGAAATGGGGCTTGACCCCGGCATTGACCACATGTCGGCCATGCAAAAGATTGATGAAATCAAAGCGAAAGGGGGAAAATTGATTTCCTTCCGTTCGTATACCGGAGGGCTGATTGCCCCTGAGAGTGACAATAACCCCTGGCATTATAAATTTACCTGGAATCCACGTAACGTAGTACTGGCAGGCCAGGGTACTGCCCAGTATTTGCGTAAGAAAAAATATAAATTCATTCCCTACAACCGCTTGTTCCGAAAAACCTGGGACATTGAAGTGCCGGGAATGGGCCCTTTTGAAGTGTATGCCAACCGTGATAGTTTGCTCTACCGAGAGCAGTATGGCCTCAAGAATATTCCCACCATTCTTCGGGGGACTATTCGTTACCCTGGGTATTGTGCGGCCTGGAATGCGCTTATCAAGATTGGCCTTACGGATGCTGATTTCCCCATCCTTGATAGTGATAAACTTACTTATCATGGATTGATGGAAGCCTTTGCACCGGAAGGTAGTGGCTCGGTTAAGGACCGCATAGCTGGTATGATTAAGGAAAAGCCTGATTCTGACGTGATGCAGAAACTGGACTGGCTTGGCTTGTTCAGTAAGCGTAAGATTGGAATCCCCAATGCTACACCAGCACTTATTTTAGAAAACCTTCTTTTGAAAAAGTGGAAGCTGGAGCCTGAGGATAAGGACATGATCATCATGCAGCACGAGTTTGTTTATACCCTCAACGGCAAAAAACGCAAGCTGATCTCCTCGATGGTTATGAAAGGTGAAAACCAACACGATACTGCGATGGCCCGCCTGGTAGGATTACCGATGGGGATTTTTGTAGGTTTGATCATTGAAGGTAAAATCAAGTCAACCGGAGTACAAATTCCGGTGATGAAAGAGGTTTACGAGCCCGTGTTGGAAGAGCTTAAGCAATATGGAGTAACATTCACTGAACAGGAAGAAGTTCTTAAGTAA
- the manA gene encoding mannose-6-phosphate isomerase, class I: MKLEGIYKLQGVVQHYQWGGTDFLPNLLLESNKEGKPWAEYWLGVHPKGTAMVATEQGPQSLAEVLRGNPALLGEKVARVFGELPFLFKILDVKEMLSIQLHPTREVAEERFAKEEAAGIPLLADHRNYKDKNHKPEVMVALTDFWLLHGFQTKAVIEQSLQEISAWADLASVLTNKGVPGLYERVMTATEEEVFSWLDPLYQNLKERQGALVPSHPDYWAWQAFLQYSTAGHHDRGVFSIYWFNLVHLVAGEGIFQAAGIPHAYLRGVNVELMANSDNVLRGGLTPKHIDVPELLDNINFSAVSPQILRGEVSDHNVLDYPVPVPDFTLKQYQMLPGETFSTSEEGPRILLILNGEANLNGQDYRGGEAAFIPANQKLSCENKGEQNLRFFVAGVSQDMNI, from the coding sequence ATGAAATTGGAAGGCATTTACAAACTTCAAGGTGTAGTACAGCATTATCAATGGGGTGGTACGGATTTTTTACCCAACTTGTTACTTGAATCCAACAAAGAAGGCAAACCCTGGGCGGAATATTGGCTGGGTGTGCATCCCAAGGGGACCGCAATGGTAGCCACTGAACAAGGCCCTCAAAGTCTGGCCGAAGTTTTGCGGGGAAACCCTGCGCTTTTGGGCGAAAAGGTCGCCCGTGTTTTTGGAGAATTACCTTTCCTATTCAAAATTCTCGATGTCAAAGAGATGCTTTCTATTCAGCTGCATCCAACACGAGAGGTCGCCGAAGAGCGTTTCGCGAAGGAGGAAGCTGCAGGCATCCCCCTTTTAGCGGATCACCGAAATTACAAAGACAAAAACCACAAACCTGAGGTCATGGTTGCCCTGACCGACTTTTGGCTCCTACATGGTTTTCAGACCAAGGCGGTTATTGAGCAATCTTTGCAGGAAATTTCTGCTTGGGCGGATTTAGCATCAGTATTAACCAATAAAGGTGTACCCGGCTTGTACGAAAGAGTGATGACCGCAACGGAGGAGGAGGTCTTTTCGTGGCTTGATCCACTGTACCAAAACTTGAAAGAAAGACAAGGAGCGCTAGTGCCTAGCCATCCTGATTATTGGGCTTGGCAGGCTTTCTTGCAATACAGTACAGCAGGTCATCATGATCGCGGGGTTTTTTCTATCTACTGGTTCAATCTGGTTCACTTGGTGGCAGGAGAAGGGATTTTTCAGGCTGCTGGTATCCCGCATGCTTATCTGCGAGGCGTCAACGTGGAATTGATGGCCAATAGTGATAATGTACTACGCGGTGGACTCACTCCAAAGCACATTGATGTACCAGAATTGCTTGATAATATTAATTTTTCGGCAGTTAGTCCCCAAATTTTACGTGGTGAAGTAAGTGATCATAATGTGCTCGATTATCCCGTACCCGTGCCAGATTTTACATTAAAACAGTACCAAATGCTTCCCGGTGAAACCTTCTCTACTAGCGAAGAGGGGCCGCGGATTCTATTGATTCTCAATGGTGAGGCCAATCTCAACGGCCAGGATTACCGAGGAGGGGAGGCTGCCTTTATTCCTGCCAATCAAAAATTAAGTTGCGAGAATAAAGGGGAACAAAACCTGCGATTTTTTGTTGCGGGAGTAAGTCAGGATATGAATATATGA
- a CDS encoding AAA family ATPase: MALTSLWTGSDNYLCDAELAQAFHMSRVLGMPLLIEGEPGTGKTELPLQYAKDQGLELFVFPVGSKSTVEQFVANFDHVRYLRDSQVEVLNAQREEKGLEPLSSSGRMTENLDDYVQLGPGAKAYLKPNSVLLIDEIDKAPREFPNDLLYALSHRAFILPESGRTIEVSETDMPAVVITSNREQELPTAFKGRCIYHYIRFPEPATMRQIIAKHFAKLEPRLLDSCLDLFYQLREMGLERAPSTRELLNWIKYLQAFAPEEAQSRIQERNGMGVLVKNQKDMEKVLRLYGK; this comes from the coding sequence ATGGCACTGACTTCCTTATGGACAGGATCTGATAATTATTTGTGTGATGCAGAACTGGCCCAGGCTTTCCACATGTCCCGAGTATTGGGCATGCCCTTGCTGATTGAAGGGGAACCCGGAACAGGCAAGACTGAATTGCCATTGCAATACGCCAAAGACCAGGGCTTGGAACTGTTTGTGTTTCCTGTGGGTTCCAAAAGTACAGTCGAGCAATTCGTCGCCAATTTTGACCACGTCCGCTATTTACGCGATTCCCAGGTGGAAGTACTCAACGCGCAACGCGAAGAAAAAGGCCTTGAGCCGCTAAGTAGCAGCGGACGTATGACTGAAAATCTCGATGATTACGTACAACTTGGCCCGGGAGCGAAAGCTTATCTCAAGCCGAATTCAGTTTTGTTGATTGATGAAATCGACAAAGCTCCCCGCGAATTCCCTAATGATCTGCTCTATGCCCTCAGTCATCGTGCATTCATTCTCCCGGAATCAGGTCGCACCATCGAGGTATCCGAAACAGATATGCCTGCCGTCGTCATCACCAGTAACCGCGAACAGGAGCTGCCCACCGCCTTCAAAGGGCGTTGTATTTATCACTATATACGTTTTCCGGAACCCGCTACCATGCGTCAAATCATTGCCAAGCACTTTGCCAAATTAGAACCTCGCTTGCTAGACAGTTGTCTGGACCTTTTTTACCAACTCCGTGAGATGGGCCTCGAACGAGCACCCTCCACCCGTGAACTTCTCAACTGGATCAAATACCTCCAAGCGTTCGCTCCCGAAGAAGCGCAGTCCCGAATTCAAGAGCGCAACGGCATGGGCGTTTTGGTAAAAAACCAGAAAGATATGGAGAAGGTTTTGCGGCTGTATGGAAAGTGA
- the uvrC gene encoding excinuclease ABC subunit UvrC codes for MTTADYQAIADTIPKQPGVYRFIDSENNILYVGKAKSLRSRTADYFGDRKDRIHRTRIMVKNAFRLEFTVVETETDALLLESALIKQYQPRYNVMLKDGKTYSYICIKKERFPRVFFTRTVIRDGSTYFGPYTSKGKINIIFDLIKQLFPLRTCTFNLSEKNIEDGKIKVCLEYHIKNCMGPCEGLESEAEYNEKIDQIKNILKGNFGPVKQHFTDKMQEHAENLEFEAAQKLKERLTAFEDYQAKSTVVSTTIRDVDVFSLAIDDKEAYVNYLKVVNGAIIHTHTQELIPNLDDEEEDLLQYVIPRLRERFNSIATEIILSREIELPETEATVVVPKIGDKKKLLDLSEKNVNYYLLQKRKQAATYATKQTPTERILKTMQEDLQMDKVPLHLECFDNSNIQGTNPVAACVVFKNGKPSKKDYRKFNIKTVVGPDDFASMEEVVYRRYKRLLDEEQPLPQLVIIDGGKGQLSSAMKSITKLGLENKITVVGIAKKLEEIFFPNDSVPLLINKKSESLKVIQHARNEAHRFAITFHRDKRSQNFTKSGLTNIPGIGEKTAEKLLTHFGSLKKIQEARASEIADVTNMSVAKKLLDHWKENN; via the coding sequence ATGACCACTGCTGACTACCAAGCTATTGCTGACACCATCCCCAAACAACCGGGGGTTTATCGCTTTATTGATAGTGAAAACAATATCCTTTACGTAGGGAAGGCCAAGAGCTTGCGAAGTAGAACAGCCGATTATTTTGGGGATCGAAAAGACCGGATTCATCGTACCCGAATCATGGTTAAGAATGCTTTTCGGCTGGAATTCACTGTGGTAGAAACGGAGACTGACGCACTGCTGCTCGAGAGTGCCCTCATCAAACAGTACCAGCCACGCTACAATGTAATGCTTAAGGACGGCAAGACCTACAGCTACATCTGTATCAAAAAAGAGCGCTTCCCCAGGGTGTTTTTTACTCGAACGGTGATCCGCGATGGCAGTACTTACTTTGGGCCTTATACCAGTAAGGGGAAGATCAACATCATCTTCGACCTCATCAAGCAGTTGTTTCCTTTGCGGACCTGCACGTTTAACCTCAGTGAGAAGAACATTGAGGATGGTAAAATAAAAGTGTGCCTGGAATACCACATCAAAAATTGCATGGGGCCTTGTGAAGGACTAGAATCCGAAGCCGAATACAATGAGAAGATTGACCAAATTAAAAACATCCTTAAAGGCAATTTCGGGCCTGTAAAACAGCACTTTACGGATAAAATGCAAGAGCACGCTGAAAACCTGGAGTTCGAGGCTGCTCAAAAACTAAAGGAACGCCTCACTGCTTTTGAAGACTACCAGGCGAAAAGCACTGTGGTGAGCACCACCATCCGCGATGTAGATGTATTTAGTCTCGCTATTGATGATAAAGAAGCTTATGTCAATTACCTCAAGGTAGTGAATGGCGCCATCATCCATACGCATACCCAGGAGTTGATCCCCAACCTGGATGACGAAGAGGAGGATTTGCTCCAATACGTTATTCCCCGTTTGCGGGAACGTTTCAATAGCATTGCTACGGAAATTATCCTGAGCCGTGAAATTGAATTGCCAGAGACCGAAGCGACCGTAGTTGTGCCAAAAATTGGCGATAAGAAAAAGCTGTTGGATCTTAGTGAGAAAAACGTCAATTACTACCTGCTGCAAAAACGCAAGCAAGCAGCTACCTACGCCACCAAACAAACCCCAACGGAAAGGATCTTGAAAACCATGCAGGAAGACCTGCAAATGGATAAAGTGCCCTTACACCTGGAGTGTTTTGATAACTCCAACATCCAGGGGACTAACCCCGTGGCGGCCTGTGTCGTGTTCAAAAATGGTAAACCCAGTAAAAAAGATTACCGCAAATTCAACATCAAAACCGTCGTGGGGCCCGATGATTTTGCGAGCATGGAAGAAGTGGTCTATCGGCGTTACAAGCGCCTGCTAGACGAGGAGCAGCCCCTCCCCCAGTTGGTTATCATCGACGGTGGTAAAGGGCAGTTGAGTTCGGCCATGAAGAGCATTACAAAGTTGGGTTTGGAAAACAAAATCACCGTCGTGGGTATCGCTAAAAAGTTGGAAGAAATTTTCTTCCCCAACGACTCGGTCCCACTGCTGATCAACAAAAAATCAGAAAGCCTCAAAGTTATCCAGCATGCTCGTAATGAAGCACACCGCTTTGCGATCACCTTCCATCGCGACAAGCGCTCGCAAAATTTCACCAAAAGCGGCTTGACCAATATTCCCGGTATCGGTGAAAAAACCGCAGAGAAATTGCTTACTCATTTTGGGTCTTTGAAGAAAATTCAGGAAGCCCGCGCCTCCGAGATTGCCGATGTGACCAACATGAGCGTGGCGAAGAAATTGTTGGATCATTGGAAAGAAAATAACTGA
- a CDS encoding saccharopine dehydrogenase family protein produces the protein MSKVLIIGAGGVGRVTTIKCAQHPDVFSGIMLASRTKSKCDVIAEDIRQQLGYTNIETAAVDAENVPELVALIRSYGPKLVVHVALPYQDLTIMDACLEAGVHYLDTANYEPKDEAKFEYSWQWAYQDRFREAGLLAVLGCGFDPGVTSIFTARAAKHFFDEIHYLDIVDANAGDHGKAFATNFNPEINIREVTQKGRYWENGQWVETEPHEIMKVLNYPDVGPKNSYLIYHEELESLVKNFPTLKRARFWMTFGDEYLTHLRVIQNIGMAGIEPVMHKGVEIIPLEFLKSVLPDPGDLGENYTGQTSIGCRIRGIKDGKEKTYYIWNNCSHEAAYKETGAQGVSYTTGVPAMTGAMMILTGKWSGVGVKNVEEFNPDPFLEVLGNHGLPWHEEHNVDLEL, from the coding sequence ATGTCTAAAGTACTCATTATCGGTGCCGGAGGAGTAGGTCGGGTGACGACCATCAAATGTGCTCAACATCCGGACGTTTTTTCAGGAATTATGCTGGCTAGCCGCACCAAATCCAAATGCGATGTGATCGCGGAAGATATTCGGCAACAATTGGGATATACCAATATTGAAACTGCGGCAGTAGACGCCGAGAATGTGCCGGAATTGGTAGCACTTATCCGTTCTTACGGTCCCAAATTGGTGGTGCATGTGGCGCTTCCTTATCAGGACCTGACCATCATGGATGCTTGTCTTGAAGCAGGCGTGCATTACCTTGATACGGCAAATTACGAGCCTAAAGACGAAGCCAAATTTGAGTACAGCTGGCAATGGGCTTACCAGGATCGCTTCCGTGAGGCTGGACTGCTGGCAGTATTAGGTTGTGGTTTTGACCCCGGTGTGACCAGCATTTTTACTGCCCGTGCTGCCAAGCATTTCTTTGATGAAATTCACTACCTCGACATCGTGGATGCGAATGCGGGGGATCACGGTAAGGCTTTTGCCACCAACTTTAACCCTGAGATCAACATCCGGGAAGTAACGCAAAAAGGTCGCTACTGGGAGAATGGCCAATGGGTAGAAACCGAGCCACACGAGATCATGAAGGTGCTCAACTACCCAGATGTAGGACCAAAGAACTCCTACCTTATCTACCACGAGGAGTTGGAATCATTGGTGAAAAACTTCCCAACCCTCAAGCGGGCCCGTTTCTGGATGACCTTTGGGGATGAATACCTGACGCACTTGCGTGTTATTCAGAACATTGGCATGGCTGGTATTGAGCCAGTGATGCATAAAGGAGTGGAGATCATTCCGCTGGAATTCCTAAAGTCGGTATTGCCAGACCCTGGTGATCTGGGTGAAAACTACACGGGGCAGACCAGCATTGGTTGCCGAATCCGCGGTATCAAAGATGGCAAAGAGAAAACCTACTATATCTGGAACAATTGTAGCCACGAAGCGGCCTACAAGGAGACAGGTGCACAAGGTGTGAGCTATACCACTGGCGTGCCCGCCATGACAGGTGCTATGATGATACTGACCGGCAAATGGAGCGGTGTAGGGGTGAAGAACGTAGAAGAGTTCAATCCCGATCCATTCCTGGAAGTCTTGGGCAATCACGGCCTGCCTTGGCACGAGGAGCACAATGTGGATTTAGAGCTATAA
- a CDS encoding (deoxy)nucleoside triphosphate pyrophosphohydrolase, with amino-acid sequence MKVIKVVCGIIYKENKIFLCRRKPEKSLGGYWEFPGGKVELHENPEAALLRELHEELTMQVNVEHYFGTSMYDYPDFKIELIAYVCTLQADQFVLTDHDAFAWVAPEELLDWKLSPADVGLVEELL; translated from the coding sequence ATGAAAGTAATCAAAGTGGTATGCGGTATTATTTACAAAGAGAACAAGATATTCCTTTGCCGAAGAAAACCGGAAAAATCCCTGGGCGGCTATTGGGAATTTCCCGGCGGTAAAGTAGAACTCCACGAAAATCCAGAAGCGGCACTGCTGCGAGAACTCCACGAAGAATTAACGATGCAGGTAAATGTCGAACACTATTTCGGCACCTCTATGTATGATTACCCTGATTTTAAGATAGAACTGATTGCTTACGTCTGCACCCTTCAAGCCGATCAATTCGTCCTCACAGATCATGATGCCTTTGCGTGGGTAGCGCCGGAGGAATTACTCGATTGGAAGTTGTCGCCAGCGGATGTGGGGTTGGTGGAGGAGCTGTTATAA
- a CDS encoding CHAT domain-containing protein yields the protein MTIQEIRGLLSNAKLGRAINAAAQLPEVINDTDYSTTITIFQSRYNSNKKNKMIGIIDDDDFRKEEAQLTHSLLGFLTDLSEQNDSPTPTPTPVTGPAPNPQVPAASAAGTDGITKILFLASNPSDTAKLQLTTEHSRVSARLQEALEPEKFPLKFRQAVTPSEFAEYLFLEKPDIVHFSGHGDRKAPEVQNMIRESRAGRQDTTTSAAKQEEESGIFLLDEDKRHAHFVNTTFLKRTFKSIVQRQNIPIKVVVFNACHSSQQAEAISKIVPYVVGTSWSVGDQAATAFASGFYFGIAQGMDIEGAVDFGINQALAFNEPEDRFLLYKDGVKVDW from the coding sequence ATGACGATACAGGAAATAAGAGGTTTACTGAGCAACGCTAAACTAGGGCGTGCCATTAACGCTGCGGCGCAATTGCCAGAAGTGATCAATGATACTGACTACAGTACGACGATTACGATATTCCAAAGCAGGTATAACTCCAATAAAAAGAACAAAATGATCGGCATCATTGATGACGATGATTTTCGCAAAGAAGAAGCACAACTGACCCACAGCTTGCTCGGTTTTTTAACGGATCTCAGTGAGCAAAATGATTCACCAACGCCTACACCAACACCCGTAACAGGTCCAGCACCTAACCCTCAGGTACCCGCTGCTTCCGCTGCCGGCACAGATGGTATCACCAAAATTTTATTCCTGGCCTCCAACCCTTCCGATACGGCAAAATTGCAGCTCACCACCGAGCATAGTCGCGTTTCCGCTCGGCTACAAGAAGCCCTGGAACCCGAAAAATTCCCGCTGAAATTTCGACAAGCGGTGACGCCTTCTGAATTTGCCGAGTACCTCTTTCTGGAGAAACCCGACATCGTACATTTTTCTGGACACGGTGACCGCAAAGCTCCCGAAGTACAAAACATGATCAGAGAAAGTCGTGCTGGCAGGCAGGACACCACGACCTCTGCGGCAAAGCAAGAGGAGGAATCTGGAATTTTTCTATTAGACGAAGACAAGCGTCACGCTCATTTTGTCAATACGACTTTTCTGAAGCGTACATTCAAGTCCATCGTACAACGCCAGAACATCCCCATCAAAGTAGTCGTCTTTAATGCCTGTCATTCCAGCCAGCAAGCCGAAGCGATCTCCAAGATTGTACCTTACGTGGTAGGCACCAGCTGGAGTGTTGGTGACCAGGCCGCTACGGCTTTCGCTTCAGGTTTCTATTTCGGTATTGCCCAAGGCATGGACATTGAGGGGGCTGTGGATTTCGGTATCAACCAGGCCCTGGCCTTCAATGAGCCAGAAGATCGCTTCTTGCTTTATAAGGATGGGGTGAAGGTGGATTGGTAG
- a CDS encoding ATP-binding protein, whose translation MTTDYQQRYQLELAQKTLRWGRYIALIAIVFIIVFYFGDLYDLKLENTLPWRLLGLAGPVLFLSSRFISAFREKVIPFYSLMMLLIITMMSIIAAQIFIDPASSDRQLFAVTTGYISVWVLIAMIAFGGRRYISLFGGIILVVTLLVCYFFSDTTSGIGFIMSMLMAGILAIVLMISQARYDRDRAFSVYALEDSRDTIKIQAEDLQLANENMMTFTRAMSHDLQSPLRSVRSFLDLYEQRSKGRIPEDTQEYLDLARHYLKRGQMVVSDLLTYSKIGKDPIVKNRIDFLALCEQIVTEITASLDAKDKFQIEYHLEEPTLAADEKLLWHILQNLVSNAIKFSQKESAPLIQIKSWKSGTETVIEVKDNGVGFDQDFSTELGKPFTRLHGNEFSGTGIGLSIVRQVMELHQGRFWATSKPGEGASFFCAFPNE comes from the coding sequence ATGACAACTGACTATCAGCAACGTTACCAGCTAGAGTTAGCCCAGAAAACCCTGCGCTGGGGTAGGTATATAGCTTTGATAGCCATCGTATTTATCATTGTTTTTTATTTTGGTGACCTATATGACCTGAAACTGGAGAATACCTTGCCCTGGCGGCTTCTCGGTTTGGCTGGCCCCGTTCTTTTTTTGTCTTCCCGTTTTATTAGTGCTTTTCGAGAAAAAGTGATTCCTTTTTATAGCTTGATGATGTTGCTGATCATAACCATGATGTCCATTATTGCGGCGCAAATTTTTATTGATCCAGCATCTTCCGATCGTCAGTTGTTTGCGGTGACCACAGGTTATATCTCTGTTTGGGTCTTAATTGCCATGATTGCTTTTGGCGGGCGTCGGTACATTAGTTTATTTGGGGGAATAATATTGGTGGTGACTTTATTGGTTTGCTATTTTTTTAGTGATACGACGAGCGGTATCGGTTTTATCATGTCCATGCTGATGGCAGGCATTTTAGCGATTGTACTGATGATCAGCCAGGCCAGGTACGATCGCGATCGTGCTTTTAGTGTGTATGCGCTGGAGGACAGCCGAGATACCATCAAAATACAAGCCGAAGACTTACAACTTGCCAATGAAAACATGATGACCTTTACCCGGGCAATGTCTCATGACCTCCAAAGTCCGCTTCGTAGCGTACGATCCTTCCTCGATTTATACGAACAGCGCAGCAAAGGCCGAATTCCTGAAGACACGCAAGAATATCTTGATCTCGCTCGTCATTACCTCAAAAGAGGTCAAATGGTCGTAAGCGACTTGCTCACCTATTCAAAAATAGGCAAGGATCCCATCGTGAAAAACAGGATAGATTTCTTAGCTTTATGTGAGCAGATCGTCACTGAAATTACTGCTTCTTTGGATGCAAAAGATAAATTTCAGATAGAATACCATCTGGAAGAACCTACTTTGGCTGCCGACGAAAAACTACTTTGGCATATCTTACAAAACCTGGTGAGCAACGCGATAAAGTTTTCTCAGAAGGAGTCGGCACCACTTATTCAGATCAAATCCTGGAAATCGGGTACAGAAACCGTTATCGAAGTCAAAGACAATGGTGTCGGCTTCGATCAGGATTTTAGTACGGAACTTGGCAAGCCTTTCACGCGGCTCCATGGCAATGAATTTAGTGGCACGGGCATTGGCCTTTCCATCGTTCGACAGGTCATGGAATTGCACCAAGGGCGCTTTTGGGCAACGAGTAAACCCGGAGAAGGTGCCAGCTTCTTTTGTGCTTTTCCAAATGAATAA
- a CDS encoding lipopolysaccharide biosynthesis protein, producing MGLLSSIEHRLTNARAFQLFQLMRQGALILIAIALAKAPLSVAQVGTFEMLTYLGYLLTFFWVSGFMQGLLSHYPTLAPQQKQQLLFQSFLVFTGVGLGLASLLLLGQEWLLPLLVQRTSLPYLGLFVVFLVSSLTASLQEHFYLLEGRKIALVIYGALSAGAQVIAVALPPFWGCDFAYSFWGLAAVGMLKWCWLLGYVVRNGAWRWSEEILKSWWLISWPLGLYALMAGLNQSLGPWLVGYFFAGDTEAFALYRYGARELPLLSALAGALGSALIPAIAQHLDNGLKDLRQETTQLYHLLFPLTILLLLTAHWWFPWVFSSDYQDSVPLFRTFLLLTSAHLLFARTVLVAKQDTRWIPLFAVGSFCFQLLLGFLLVPILGLNGVALAAVLAFGAEKVLLVLYVQKKYGLSWMVYTPWKWWLFYSILLLLGYLLLG from the coding sequence TTGGGCCTACTTAGTAGCATTGAGCATCGTTTGACCAACGCTCGCGCCTTTCAGCTCTTTCAGTTGATGCGGCAGGGGGCACTCATTCTTATTGCAATAGCATTGGCCAAAGCGCCCTTGTCGGTAGCGCAGGTGGGTACTTTCGAGATGCTTACCTACTTGGGCTATTTGCTTACCTTTTTTTGGGTGTCAGGGTTTATGCAGGGCTTGCTTAGTCATTATCCTACGTTGGCTCCGCAGCAAAAGCAGCAATTGCTTTTTCAATCTTTTTTGGTTTTTACGGGTGTTGGACTGGGTTTGGCTTCGTTATTACTGCTGGGGCAGGAGTGGTTGCTGCCACTGCTGGTGCAACGCACTTCATTGCCATATCTGGGGTTATTCGTTGTCTTTTTGGTGAGTAGCCTTACTGCTAGTCTGCAGGAACATTTTTACTTATTGGAAGGACGCAAAATAGCCTTAGTGATTTATGGTGCGCTGAGTGCTGGTGCTCAGGTAATTGCGGTGGCCTTGCCGCCTTTTTGGGGTTGCGATTTTGCGTATAGTTTTTGGGGTTTGGCGGCGGTGGGGATGCTCAAGTGGTGTTGGTTGCTTGGTTATGTTGTTCGTAATGGTGCATGGCGTTGGTCGGAAGAGATTCTGAAAAGCTGGTGGCTCATTTCCTGGCCTTTGGGTTTGTATGCACTGATGGCAGGACTCAATCAGTCATTGGGGCCCTGGCTCGTGGGGTACTTCTTTGCAGGAGACACAGAAGCCTTCGCGCTCTATCGCTACGGAGCGCGTGAACTTCCATTACTTTCGGCATTGGCAGGGGCCTTGGGGAGTGCACTGATTCCAGCCATTGCGCAGCACTTGGATAATGGTCTGAAAGACCTGCGACAAGAGACGACCCAACTTTACCACTTGCTCTTTCCGTTAACGATTTTGCTCTTGCTGACGGCGCATTGGTGGTTTCCCTGGGTCTTTTCTTCAGACTACCAGGATAGTGTTCCCCTGTTTCGTACCTTTTTATTGCTTACTTCTGCACATTTGCTTTTTGCGCGCACCGTATTGGTGGCCAAGCAAGATACGCGTTGGATTCCTCTCTTCGCTGTCGGGAGTTTTTGCTTCCAATTACTGCTGGGGTTCTTGCTGGTGCCGATATTAGGCTTAAATGGCGTAGCGTTGGCGGCAGTGTTGGCTTTTGGCGCAGAGAAGGTACTTCTGGTGCTTTATGTGCAAAAGAAGTATGGACTTTCGTGGATGGTTTACACGCCCTGGAAATGGTGGTTGTTTTATAGCATACTGTTGTTGTTGGGGTATTTGTTGTTGGGGTAG